ACCAGATTGAATTACATTGATCATTAATTGATTCTATTTGTAAAAAGATCATAAATTGATAGTAtctactaataaaaaatatgataaaattaaaaatgatagCAGAAAATACTAATTACCAAAATTAACATATCCTAAAAGTTAATTGCATTTTTACATATCCTTAATATCCGATTCACCATAAATACAGTATTGTGATATTCAACAAATCATTATGATTTCATtgaaagataagaaaataataaatatcatacAATCATACCACTACTCTTtcgctgtcaaaaaaaaaaaaaaaaatatcctatCACTTTTACaacttgacaaaaaaagaaagaaaaaggaatcatACTTTCCTAACGTGGCACgttaaataaatcatatcattACAAGATTTACTcgtcaaattaaaaatatctaacCAATAATGACCGTTGGATTCCCccaaatttgtttattaaccTACAcagatttataaaaagaaagagataattatagactttaaaaacaaaacaaagaaacggaTAAGAACACGTCAGACATGTCAGTCTTATCTCAAAAAATCCAAGTCATCAACTCGTGTCTGTGTAATAATCACTCTCGTATAAATAACACCTCCGTTGTCCTCACCAAACGTATCacatttgatttgattaatcTCAGtaacaaacagagaaaacaaagaaaactcaaacaaaaaaaaatgttggctATATTTCAGAAAGCTTTTGCTCACCCACCGGAGGAGCTCAACAGTCCGGCGTCTCATTTCTCCGGCAAAACCCCTAAACTTCCCGGTGAAACTCTCTCTGACTTCCTCTCTCGTCACCAAGACTCAGCTTTCTCCATGAACTTCGCTGGATCCGCCGTCTTAGCTTACGCTCGCCAAGAAACCTCTCTTCGCCAGAGGtttgtatatatacaaacatataCACAAATATATCAAACTCCAAAACCCAATTCATAGATTCTTAAaatctgttgttttttttctttctcaggtTGTTCTGTGGACTAGATGGGATTTACTGTATGTTTCTTGGGAGATTGAACAACCTCTGTAACTTGAACCGACAGTACGGTTTGTCTGGGAAGAACTCTGACGAGGCTATGTTTGTGATCGAAGCTTACCGAACACTTCGTGATCGTGGTCCTTACCCAGCTGATCAAGTTCTTAGAGGTCTCGATGGAAGCTTTGCTTTCGTCGTCTACGATTCTCAAAactcctctgttttctctgcTCTGAGTTCTGATGGAGGAGAGAGTCTCTACTGGGGGATCTCTGGAGATGGATCTGTTGTCATGTCTGATGATCTTCAGATCATTAAGCAAGGATGTGCTAAATCATTTGCTCCTTTCCCTACTGgttagattcttttgttttatcaccatataacttttaaagaaagaaacttttgaGTTGAGATCTTGAAGTCTGatgattttgtgtgtgtgtgtttgttgtatATGGCAGGGTGTATGTTTCACAGTGAGACAGGGCTTAAGAGCTTTGAACATCCGACTAATAACATGAAGGCAATGCCGAGGATTGATAGCGAAGGTGTTTTATGTGGAGCTAACTTCAAAGTTGATGCTTGTTCTAAGGTCAATGGCATACCCAGAAGAGGAAGTGAGGCTAACTGGGCGCTGGCTAATTCTCGTTAAACTTAAATTATGCTTTTTAATCGtaactctttttatttcttttcttgctCTGTTCTTTTATTACGTACTCTCTTGTTTATGTAAATTAGGCCTATGATGACGATTAAGATATCAAAttgctttgcttcttcttgaACATCGCAAAGAGAATAAAGATGCAGTCTTTACTTACATAACTCTGTTGTTAATATGCAAGAAAAGAATCTTTTTATCGATTAAAAGGGGAGTAAAGACAAAATTGTGTTGATTCTGTGAAATTTAGAAgtttataacaacaacaaaacaattgttggaAATGGTCATAGCTAAAAAAGACCTCAATAAGACTCATTTTATCTAGACCGCCTTGTGCAAATCTTGTCTGACTCGTTATGAGGTACCGATATCTGcaatgaagaaggaaaaaaacagagcttggctaattaatctaaaagtttcCAAACTGAAATGAAGTGAGAGCAGTTGGTTTCTGAGATGCTTACTTATCAACCTACCTGGTATTTACGGAACCATATATGATCATCGATGATGGAGAAGACAAACACATGGTCATGGTAAGGTTTAGACTTCCTATGTTCCTTGGGAATTCCAAAAATCTGTAAACGAAAACAAAACTCACTAAATTgttccaaaaaataaacaaaactagcAGGTACTATCAAAGGTTCATCCACAATTCAAAGGGAGAATGAAAATGGGAATGACCTGTGTTAACATCTCTTTGAGAAGTTTCGACTGTGCATCTTTATCAAAATTGGATGAGAATGTCAAAGGTGGAGAACCTTTCAGATGATTTCCAGTGAGTTTCATCTCCTCCATTGTGTGAACTTCaccaaaatataaaaccaaCTCAGAGACAGAACACGATACAAGTTGATCAATTCAAATCGACCAGCTGCAGCCACTTATTTTGGAACTAAATAAGAGGAGCTGGAAACATTACCAGCCTTAACCAAGAACTTAACAGAGGGTCCACTTGGAGACTTAACCATCCACAGGTAAAGATCTTTATGCTTCCTACactaaaaacgaaaacaaattaaacacatAACAACTTCAGTTTCTTAGAAGATATCAAGAAGACATTGATGTCGCAGTTTAATACTCCAGAGACTACATTTACAAATAAATCCAGGCATGCTGACATTTAAAACAGAGAGACTCTAAAGATCCCAAATTTGAACCAGAATAAAGATTTTATCAATTCTGTAGTTTCatctatcttttaaaaaaagcaTAACCGGTTTACCAAATGatcaaaaaaacacaaacgaaaTATAAGACCATAGAAGAGCAACTGATTCTGAATTTTTGAAAGGTAccaaaaagattgaaaatttaCCTCGAAAAACAAACAGGAAGAAGAGCCCTTAAGCTCGACAAGCTCATTAAGAGTGGCGCCTTTACTACTCTTTGCTTCTACCTTACTATCCTCCTTACAGTGAGGCAGAAGTGACACCATGTTCAACATCAAATGCTGATACCTTCCaattgaattaaaacaaaagtttattcCCATGATTGCTCCACCattaaaaccaaatcaataCCATTAAGTTAAATTTCAACACGCCTCACCTGAAACTGATCCGACGGGAACAAGTAACGAGAACCTTCTCTTTATTCCTGAATCCAAACGCAGACGCAGAAGCTGGTTTAGATTTCTCAGCGTCTTCATTCTTATCTTTCCAACTCAAGAGTGTCCTTTTAGGTCTCTCGGGAGCAGAATCATTCTCCTTCACCGGTGTCCGGTGCCAACGCTTCACTCTCGCTATCCTTTCTCTCTTTAGGGTTTTAGTACCAAACTCAACAACCTAAGTAAGAGACAAAGCTGCTTTGACTAAGTTCACAACACGAACGACAACGTTTCGGAGTTTTATAAGGAACATAATTGAGCTGACTTGAGCTTTCACAGAGAGATgcaaaagaatttttttttttttcctttttttctctgtttctatttccaaaatcaataaACATATCTCTCTCTGTTCGTGTCTGTAACTCTCTACAATGATCAGTATAGTTTctttccctctctttttttttttctccaatttcCTGGAAACGAATCTGTAACACAagaatagaaagaagaaaaacaaaaacaaaaagctcgctaaaaaaatcatacaaaccTCACTCGATTCACTCTGTACACTTTATATCAAATCCGAATGGGCAAACCAAAGTTCTGAAATGTTCGTATCTCTCCTCTGAGACCTGCAGTAACAATCACCATTCCCCATGAAGCAGATACATTCCCTGAGTTCCCCACCACTCCGTTTGACGACAAATCCGTACTCAGACGATTCCCACTTCTGTTCCTTGCAAACAACAGTTTCTCTTCAGGCCAAGTCGCTGACATTCTATCGAAAAAGTATCCATTTGTTGCGCTCGATATGATCCCGTTCCGTGGACTGTTTCCTCGGTCCAGATTCCCTGGCTGTTCCACCGGTGTAGGAGGATGGTTAGCTGTGGATACATTGTCCAAATTATTGGTGTTCCCGTTGTTAAACCCGCCGGCTCTGTTTTGGGTTCCCCAGTTTTCTGTTGAGGCCATTCCGGGCCATGAGATGGCTGCAGAGACGTCTTGGCTATGGAAATGCTCGTAAGAGTTTGTTACCGCCACGTTCTTGTTGTTATTACTCTTGCTTGGTCGAGAAGCAGGGGACTCGTACTTCCATATGTACACATGCGAGTCCTCACTCGCTGAAACTACGTATTTCCCATCTGCTGTGATTGAGGCAGAGATCTGGCTGCTTGTATTCCGAAACCCTGTTAAACgaaatgaaaacagaaaagatCGATACCTTGGCTAGCGAATGACAAAGCTTTGATACTTTTAGAAAAggttattgttttgtttgctttacCTTTAAGTTTGTTGACTAGATCAGTTCCATCAACAACGCGGATCCGTGAATCGGAAGATGTGACAAGCACTTCAGATGAGCTCCCAGGCACAAACTAAGGTATTGAAATGAGACAAAGCAAGCAACTTTTAGAGCCATCAAGAACAACGCCTTCCGATTTTGCTCCTGAATAAGTGATTTTTTCCTTACCTGGAAACCAGTTATCTTTTTCTgatgagctttcttcttcttgttctgtaaATTTATCTGGCTTTTCTGTTGCAGCTTgttatctgaaaaaaaaagaagagataatatCACTTCTAGTATTCTAGAATAAGATATAGCAGAAACAAAAGCGATATAAAATCTCAGTAAGAACTTCATCATTACCTGATGCACTGTACATGCGACAGCTACCTTTGTATGAACCAACCAAAGCGCCCTTCAAGTTTAAACAGTAATTCTTTAGAATGATGGAAAACTCTTTAAAGATGCGGAAAAAAACTGACTTCAGATAATAACTTGGTAGATTTAGTGTACCTGACCATCTGGAGTGTAGCAAGCAGAAGTGACCATCTCATGAAGATCATACCAGTCAACTACTTGACGATCTGGTATGCTCCAGACGCGAACTTTTGCATCTAAGGATCCACTGATGAAGTATCTATCATCAACCGGATTAAATTGAATGCAAGTCACTGTTCCAATCAATAAGCAAACACACACACGTTGTTAATTTGACAAGTACCAAAAGacagaaaaattaaaagcagCTGGCGGAGAACCCTACTAACCGTAATCACTGTGCGAGAATACTTTCAAGCAAGTCTGGCTGGACAAGTGCCACAAACGAACTGTCTTATCCATTGATGAAGAAAGCAAATGCTGAGGAAAAAAGTAACAGAGAAAGCTTGTTTACTCTTAAATCTTGTCTACCAATCAATTTCTACCAAACAGTACCAAGAAAATAAACTGACTAACTAACCTGAGACTTGGACCAAGCAAGGTCAAGCACATCATCCACATGTCCCTGAAAGGAACAAAAGGGCTTTTCCGAAAGCCCAAAAAGAGAATCTGGCACATATATGTTGTCTAAACTCAATGATTTTCTGCTTAAAGACGTTCTCCCTCTTCTCCTTGGTGACATAGTAGTTGGTTCTGGAGACCCATTATTAGCCAAAAGCAACAGTTCCGGTCTATCAAGTAACAACTCACCCTTCTTCTCACCCTCAACGACTTGCCAAATATGAATGACACAGTCCTCACCAGCACTAGCAAGATATTTACCATCCAAACTGAACTTAATGCTCCAAATAGAACCGTTATGCGCTTGAATCTCCTGCGTCTTGTACAATGCCGTGAGCTCTTTAGATGACTTCCCATACTGTTTAACCCTAACTCTTTCCGGCCCGTGAAAAGAAGATTCCTGAGAATCATCCGTAGCAGAGCTCGACCTCCGACCACCTCTCTCTGATGATGTATCTCTATCATCACTGCTTCGTCTCTCTTTGCTATGACCAGTCATGCTACTTGCAACACTCTTTATACTCTTAAACCAACTTCCTTTCTTCTTAGACTTCGATGCATTATCCTTATTACTACTATTCCCACTGTCTTCGTTTTCTTTAGACGTGTTCTTATCAGAATCCTCAACGTTCTGTCTTCTCATAAGCTCCTGAACAATGGGAGAATGTCCAACACACATCTCAAACTCCTCCATCGTCATTTGTGTTCCAGTTCCCACttccttcaccttcttccatgTACCGTCTTCTTGAATCTCATTCACCACAAACTCTTTCCCATTATCAAGATCCTTAATGGTACACGCTTCAACATTCTCATTCACAACACTCTCGCTCAATACACACTCAGAATCTCCATTTAACCGCAAGGAACCAGTTGAATTCTCACAAAGCATCGAGGAATCAGAACTACCTGATCCCAAACTGCAATTCACAAATGACGGACTGGTTCTACTGATCTCTGAATGTGAAGGATGATGAACAGAGAGAGTACTAGTGACGGAACAAGAACAAGAATTACCGTGAGACAAATACCGATCGCTACATTGGCTAGTGGTAATGTCGGATTTTGATCTCACGATGCAAGAAGCACAACCGCCGACAGTTTCAGAACACTCTCGGCGAGCCAAGTGATTAAAAGAGATCGATCGGGAAATGTCTGAGGAGGCTCCCGTTTCTTTGGAGCCTGGTTTTAACCGGGAGAGAACCGGGTCACGGCTGAGACCCATTTGGTTTAAAAGCTTGGAACGTCTCTCGGAGACAGAAGCAGGTTCAGAGATCCAAACATCGAACTTGGAAGCACCCATTGGAAACCGAGGAACAGGGAATGGGTATCTACGGCGGCGACCAACACCgttggattcttcttcttcagggtCATGAgaagcggcggaggaggagatcCGAGGAGAGGATTCTGAATCGTAATCAGAGTTAGAAGCAGAGCAAgagcaagaagaggaagatgctAAACGATCAAGAGACTCGTAAAAGCaatcgttgttgttgttgtctcctTCCTCTGCTTCCTCGTTGTGGTAGCTCATGGTTGTCGTAGTGTTGAAGCCAGCGAAGGCATTCCCATcggaaaatttgaatttgatcaaACAGAGTAATCAAAAAGtcccaaaaaaatttcaagcaaattctttaaaaatttgtttttttgttgttgttgtgtgtctcctcaagttaaaaaaaaaaaaagattgaaactttgaaagTGGTTATGAGATTTGGGGGTTATGTAGTTGAGAATTTGGGGACTAAGCGTGTTTTGAAGAATTCAAAGAATCACAGATTGTGGGTTTTCGGGAAGAAGTCAGATCCGATGAAGagcaaaaagagagagagagagagagagagagagagagagagagatgagttgGGGAGAGAGGTTCGTAGAGATGTCTGTGTAGAAAtcaatggagagagagagagagaaagagaaggttttttttgtttctaattttttttttttgctctctctctctgtttttttaatttttcgttGTGGCCCTTTTTGCACTTTGTAAGCGCTGAAAACCAAAGTTTTCCATCCagaaattagatttttaaagatttaataaatatattaatttttttaattccgACAAAAGAGaaggtatatataatttttttataatatgatatgtaaaattGACAATAATGTATTTGCCATATGCTTTCATTAGAGTCCATTAAAACTTAATAAAGAAGGGCGTGTTTATGTAATAGAGAAGATATTGCATTATTCATTTGTTTTCCTtgataaaataaactattaCTAGGAGTATATctttttgacaaaacaaaagaagcatatatattgtatatattccATAACTCTCTTTCATAAAATACCGACACAAAAATTTGGTGGTTTTCATTTCTAATAAATATTACTattactgatatatatataaatattgatgcagttaaattaaattacaaagtAATTATAGTTATAATTCATGAaaaaatgttactattaaaagataataattgtattagtaaaaaaaatttataagaattttaattagggaaattaattttaatcaatattatatagatatacatgaaataaaatttgctaaggtttaaactttaaagatccatccatatatatattaacaaaagcATATTAATACTGTTACTTCTCTAATATTAGACAAATTGGTGTacggaaaacaaagaaaacagtaGAAAGTTGTAACAAAATGTGAGGACtatatattatcatcaaaaCTAAAATCATCAATTAACTGATTTAACCATCCAACATATCAAATCACATAAAGGTTttcttgaagatgatgattaaaccaaaatctataCATCTTTCGTTTCAAAGGCcctacaaccaaaaaaaaaaatggaataagaACCACCATAAGTGAACCCCCAAAGCTCCATGTTAGTGATTATACGaggttttatttggtttctaataatataacactttttaaaagaaatttttaaaaattataaaaagaaaaggaaaaaaaaaacaagatggaGGGAAGAGAAATGGGCCTTAGAGGCCCACAAAGAGTAAATGCAGAGGAAGAGGACAGCTAATCAGTAACAACAACACATGCCTTCCCTACTCTATTCTTTTTTCCCGTCCCACCGTTATTTACATTACAAccccgtttcttcttcttctctctccggGACCATCCTTTTACAGATTATAATGTTTATGCTATATTAAGAGTTTGATTAAAACAcgctaaacaaaacaaaaacaaacatacattTTGACAactaatgataatatatataccgACCACTAGTATAAACATGTTCTATACACAAAGACATGAAGATATCAAATCACGGGACTTATTTATGGATTTAAgcttttgatgatttgtttggtGTAAGACgcttttgttgttgattctaTATCTCGATTCTACtggttttgtttagtttgttttgggGGCTGGTTGGATTGGATGAACCATTGAATTAAAACCATCGCTCTCAAAACCATCATTTACTCTCTATCGTCACACTATTTGTATATAAACACATCGATTGGTTTAGGTTATGTGGTTAACCTTGGAGAATGGAGATGGTTGAGCTTGACATCTCAACATTTGTTATCCAGGGTCGACCATGAATGTTATGTAACTACAGAGATTTGATTCCTCCTGTCGTTTAACTCTATATATTGTTGCTATATACGAACTCTTAATTATGTTCTTGAAATCATCAGTTTTTCGATTATAATTCATGAGGTAATTGATAGTGCCAATCTCATTCTCATCAACAtcaaatgatttgtttttgtcaaataaaCACCAAATGGTTTCATGTTAGGAATTTTGATGTGAAACATGTGAatgtttttatgtgattttcacaagttttatttatgttaatacACAGGAATTTTGCAATTTTGCAATTTTGTTTGGTAGTAGACTCTAGAGTCACAGGAATATCTAaagtgaaaggaaaaaaaataaagtgtgaAAATGTGgtttacaataaattaaaaagctgaTCTTCTATTTTGATATAAAAGTCTCTGAGTTCTCTTTTGCAacattatgttttttctttcccttttttttgcTGTGTTTGcattttttctcttgttttaacGCATTCATTTACAACAATGTTTCACGTTATTTAGTAACACCACCACACCttcaataaaatcaattaaatggACAAAGAGTATATAGGtatgtcagaaaaaaaaaaattcgaagcTTTAAAGAGTGACATAACATTTCGAAGTTAAATGTAAGAGTATAAATGGTGTTGGGTTATTTCTGATGGAGTACGACATTGATCGCAACATATGACCGGAGTGAAAAAGCAGACTAAATGTTTATGTTTAATCTAGTGAACCGGTCTGCAATTTGTGCaaacataaaaacaatatatagagaTGATAAGAAGATGTAATCTAGTGGGGTTCt
The Camelina sativa cultivar DH55 chromosome 15, Cs, whole genome shotgun sequence DNA segment above includes these coding regions:
- the LOC104745851 gene encoding stem-specific protein TSJT1-like is translated as MLAIFQKAFAHPPEELNSPASHFSGKTPKLPGETLSDFLSRHQDSAFSMNFAGSAVLAYARQETSLRQRLFCGLDGIYCMFLGRLNNLCNLNRQYGLSGKNSDEAMFVIEAYRTLRDRGPYPADQVLRGLDGSFAFVVYDSQNSSVFSALSSDGGESLYWGISGDGSVVMSDDLQIIKQGCAKSFAPFPTGCMFHSETGLKSFEHPTNNMKAMPRIDSEGVLCGANFKVDACSKVNGIPRRGSEANWALANSR
- the LOC104745850 gene encoding WD repeat-containing protein 44-like, which translates into the protein MSYHNEEAEEGDNNNNDCFYESLDRLASSSSCSCSASNSDYDSESSPRISSSAASHDPEEEESNGVGRRRRYPFPVPRFPMGASKFDVWISEPASVSERRSKLLNQMGLSRDPVLSRLKPGSKETGASSDISRSISFNHLARRECSETVGGCASCIVRSKSDITTSQCSDRYLSHGNSCSCSVTSTLSVHHPSHSEISRTSPSFVNCSLGSGSSDSSMLCENSTGSLRLNGDSECVLSESVVNENVEACTIKDLDNGKEFVVNEIQEDGTWKKVKEVGTGTQMTMEEFEMCVGHSPIVQELMRRQNVEDSDKNTSKENEDSGNSSNKDNASKSKKKGSWFKSIKSVASSMTGHSKERRSSDDRDTSSERGGRRSSSATDDSQESSFHGPERVRVKQYGKSSKELTALYKTQEIQAHNGSIWSIKFSLDGKYLASAGEDCVIHIWQVVEGEKKGELLLDRPELLLLANNGSPEPTTMSPRRRGRTSLSRKSLSLDNIYVPDSLFGLSEKPFCSFQGHVDDVLDLAWSKSQHLLSSSMDKTVRLWHLSSQTCLKVFSHSDYVTCIQFNPVDDRYFISGSLDAKVRVWSIPDRQVVDWYDLHEMVTSACYTPDGQGALVGSYKGSCRMYSASDNKLQQKSQINLQNKKKKAHQKKITGFQFVPGSSSEVLVTSSDSRIRVVDGTDLVNKLKGFRNTSSQISASITADGKYVVSASEDSHVYIWKYESPASRPSKSNNNKNVAVTNSYEHFHSQDVSAAISWPGMASTENWGTQNRAGGFNNGNTNNLDNVSTANHPPTPVEQPGNLDRGNSPRNGIISSATNGYFFDRMSATWPEEKLLFARNRSGNRLSTDLSSNGVVGNSGNVSASWGMVIVTAGLRGEIRTFQNFGLPIRI